Sequence from the Bacteroidota bacterium genome:
AGATGAATTACTTCAGCACCTGTTGATTGAATTACTCTTCGCATAACATTTATTGAGGCATCGTGTCCATCGAATAGAGCTGCAGCAGTAACAATTCTAATATGATTTTTTGGTTGATATCTTTCTTTAGCAAGCATATTTTAAGTTTTATTCTTTGTATTTTAAAGTGTTAATGAAAAACGGAAAATTGACTTAATCAGAGTTTAATATTTTATCATTTAGTATAAATAAAAAAAACAACAGAATTCTCCGTTGTTTTATAAGTTTCGAATATTTAATATTCATTATATTGTTTTTGATTTTAGCCAAACCCTCCAGTTCTGTAAACGTCTGAACGAGGATTTACGCACATTACTGAAATCTTCATCGAATTGGAAATTACATATTGTTCAGTTGTTCCCACAATATAATCTTGAAGTCCAATATTTCGTGTTGTCATTATAAGAATTAGATTTGTATTTATCGTATGTGCAAATTTGATAATTTCTTCAGCAAAATTTCCTTTCCCTTCGGCAGTGGTGATTTCGTATAATACATTTCTTTCCTTAAGGAATTTTTTCGCAAAATTTAGGTTTGCAGTAGTTCTTTTTTTCAAAAGTTCATCGGTAACATTAGGTGTGAAAATCTGTATTTTAGATTTAAAACTTTTTGCCATATAGTTTGCCCAAAGTAGTTTTTCTTTATTTTCTGTCCTAAAATCAACAGGAAAGACAATGTCGTTGTTGTCTCTATATTCGTATGGAGCTTGCACTACCATATATGGCACTTTTGAACCAACGATAACTTTTAAAGCTCTACTGCCTGTAATTTTTTGCATTCCGGTCATTCCGTGAGTTCCCATTATGACCATATTTGCATTCTCTTCTTCGGCAATTTTGTTTATGGTGTTAAAAATATTCCCTGATTGAACAATCACTTTGGGCTTTATTTTATGTTCACTAATAATCTTTGCAGAAACTTCATTGAGCTTTTGAGTAGCATTTTCAATTTCTTTTCTTTTTCTCGAGCTGCTTGAAAATACACTACCTTCGTCGATTATATGAACAATGGCAATATCATTTTCTAAAATTCGTGAAATTGGTATGGCATGACTTAAAGCATATTCAGCAATTTGCGAAAAATCCCAAGGGACTACTATTGTGTCTTTCTTATGGTGCATAACAACATTTTTACAATTAAAATTCAAAATTAAATAATAATTTATTTAATTTTGAAAAAACATTTAATATTACAAAAAAAAATAATAATGACAAAAACAATTTCCAAAAATAGTCATTTATATAAACATTCCCTAATTATAATTATTATATTTTTGAGTATAAATTCTTGGTGTCAAACATATTATTCAGGAATACCTTATGTTAGAAATTTTCTTCCGAAAGAATATGGCTACGAAAGTCAGAATTTTTCAATCTTACAGAACGAGCAAGGTGTTATGTATTTCGGCAATTTGAATGGAATTCTTGAATACAATGGAACTAGTTGGAATATCATAAAAGTTGAAGGTTGGCCATTTTTAGATATCGACGAAAAAGGAACTATTTATGTAGCTTCGAACGATGAATTTGGTTTTCTTGCTGAAGATTGGAATGGCAAAACAAAGTTTACTTCAATTATTGAAAATCGAAATGATATTAGCTTTTCTGAAATATCAGATATTTATACAATTGATGATGAGGTTCTTTTGAAGGATAATAATAAAATTTATTCATGGAATTCCAAAGAATTTCGCATAGTTAAAGAGACGGTTTATGATTCATTAGAGTTCAACAGAAATATTTCGATTCATAAAATTTATGACAAAGTATATATTCATTTATCTGATAGTGGATTATACAAATATGAAAATAGTAAACTGAGTTTGGTCGAAAATGGATCAATTTTCAAAAATAAAACAATTATCGATATTCTTCCATACGAGGAGAATCTTCTTGTATTCACAAAAGAAGATGGCTTTTTATTATACGATTTTCAAAATATCAAGCCAATTTTTGCTGCAATAAATAATACCATAAAAAAGCTAAAATTTGTTACCGGAATAATGCTGTCGAACAATAATTATGCAATTGGCACCCGTTTAGGCGGAGTAGTTTTTCTCGATAGTCAAGGACATTTATTGAATATTCTAAATCAGGAAACCGGAATCAATGACGATCATGTTTATGATTTATATGTAGATACAGAAAATAGCCTTTGGGCTTGTTTAGGTAATGGAATTTGTAGAATTGAATATCCTTCGGCATTTTCGTATTATAACAAGAATCTGGGATTGAAAGCAAGTGTTTCAGCAATTTCAGAATACAAAGGAAAGATGTATATAGGTACAAATAATGGTGTTTATTACATTAAAGAAGAATCTATTTTGAGTGGAAATATTTTTGAAAAAATAGGAATAATTAATGAAAAGTGTCATAAATTGCTCATTTTTAATGACAGTTTATATGCTTTCACCGAGCAAGGAATTTATAATCTTGTAAATAATATTCCTGAAATACTTTATCCTATCGAGACAATTTCCTCTATTCAATCAAAACGAAATACTTCAGTATATTACTTAGTAGGAGTTTCAGGGCTTTTTGCTATGAAATATGAAAACAAGAAGTGGATTAGTCTGGGAAA
This genomic interval carries:
- a CDS encoding universal stress protein — encoded protein: MHHKKDTIVVPWDFSQIAEYALSHAIPISRILENDIAIVHIIDEGSVFSSSSRKRKEIENATQKLNEVSAKIISEHKIKPKVIVQSGNIFNTINKIAEEENANMVIMGTHGMTGMQKITGSRALKVIVGSKVPYMVVQAPYEYRDNNDIVFPVDFRTENKEKLLWANYMAKSFKSKIQIFTPNVTDELLKKRTTANLNFAKKFLKERNVLYEITTAEGKGNFAEEIIKFAHTINTNLILIMTTRNIGLQDYIVGTTEQYVISNSMKISVMCVNPRSDVYRTGGFG